The following nucleotide sequence is from Pedobacter sp. PACM 27299.
CTTCTATTTTCGAATACCAGCACCCAAGCGCGCTTAGACCCGGTTAAGATCTTTGAACGGTTTTACAAGGACAATGCATCAGAAGGAACTGGTTTGGGCCTGGCCATTCTAAAACAGGTATGCCTGAGACAAAGTTACACACTGGCTTACGAGTATCAGGAGGGTCAACACTACTTCAAAATTGAATTTAATAACCCTAGTTAAAAATAACGATTTGATTAAATTAACATAATTTAACACTCAACTTCACAATGTCTTCAGAATTGCCATAGATATTAGCTTCATAATTTAGGAGGTAAAATTATGGATAGAAAAGATTTTTTAGCCAGTATAGGATTATCAGCCGCAACATTTGCATTCATCAATTGTGCAGGATGTGCCAAAAGTTCAAATGCACCTTCAGGGGACACTTCAGGTCCAACTGGCATTGATTTCACTTTAGACCTGAACTTACCCGCAAATGCAGGACTCAGTAATAACGGAGGGCATTTAGTTTCCAATGGCGTCATTGTTGCACGTACTACTTCTGGCTCATTTGTGGCTGCCCAGCGGTCCTGCACTCACGAAAGCTATGGCTTAATCTATCAGCCTAGTGCTTCCAGATTTTATTGTGCCAACCATGGCGCAACTTTCTCAGAAAGCGGTACCGTTACGAATGGTCCTGCTTCCAGAGCATTAACGACTTATCACACCCAACTCACAGGAACTTCACTAAGAATTTACAGCTAACACGATGAAACTATTATTGATCTTTTTCCTAGGCATCATTCCAAGCACTTTAATCTGGAATGAAAATTTTAATGAGGCACAACAACAGGCTAAAACTTCACATAAACAGATCTTAATTAATTTTTCAGGATCTGACTGGTGTGGCCCTTGTATCCGTTTAAGAAAAGAAATTCTGGAATCAGAGGTATTTGAGGCTTATGCCAAAGAAAACCTGGTACTGGTAAGAGCCGATTTTCCCAGACAAAAGAAAAACCAATTACCTGCAGCGCAAATCAAAAAGAACGAATCTTTGGCCGAGCAATATAACCCTGAGGGAAAATTCCCTTATACCATTTTACTAGATGAAAATGGAAAAATCCTCAAATCTTGGGATGGTTATCCAAACGTGGCCGCTGAAAAATTTGTATCGGAGATTAAAACCAGATAAAACGCTTTATGGAAACTATGGCAACTTATAAGCGCGTGCTAAAACTAATGGGAAACCGTTTTGAGTTCACAGTCGTCGCTGACAAGGAGGAATCAGGACAGAAATCCATTGATGCAGCCATAGCAGAGGTTAGCCGGATCGAGGCCTTATTCAGCACTTTTCAAGAAAGCAGCCAGACTAGTCTGATCAATCAATATGCAGGAATAAAACCTGTAAAAGTTGATCCAGAAATGATCCAGCTGATCCAGCGTGCAGTAAAAATATCAGAACTTACCCAAGGTGCATTTGACATTACCTACGGCTCAATTGATAAAAGCCTGTGGAATTTTGATACCAGTATGACCTCCCTGCCTGACGCGGAAACGGCGTTGCAGTCGGTCAGTTTGATTAACTACCAGCATGTAATTGTTGATGTTCCCCATTCTACAGTGATGTTAAAAAATGAGGACATGCGTATCGGTTTTGGAGGTATAGGAAAAGGTTATGCTGCAGACCGGGCTAAACAGGTATTACAAAATCTTGGAATCAAAAGTGGTATTGTTAATGCTGCTGGCGACCTCGTGACCTGGGGCAGCCAATCAGAAGATAAAGATTGGACCATCGGCATAGCCGATCCGGATCAAAGTGACCGTCCTTTCTCTGCCCTTAACATCAGCAACATGGCGATTGCCACTTCCGGTAATTACGAAAAATATGCCACCATTAATGGCAAAAGGTATTCCCATACCATTGACCCAAAGACTGGTTTACCGGTTACTGGAATTAAAAGTGTCAGTATTCTTTGTCCTAGTGCCGAACTGGCCGATGCACTGGCGACCCCGGTGATCGTTATGGGGGTTCAGGTTGGGCTTGACCTGATCAACCAATTACAACAAGTAGCCTGTATCATCATAGATGACCATGACAGGTTATATACTTCCAAGAATATTAATGTAAAACACTGATATGAAAACGTCCTTTGACCGATCTGTACTATTGGGTGTGAGCTTTTTCGCCCTGAGTATGCTGAGCGCCTGCGCCACAGTAAAACCTTACCAGAAAAGCAAGTTAAATGATTCTGAAATGGCCTTGTCCTCCCGAAAGGTGCAGAAATTTGAACAAAGTTTCCAATTGTACCGGGAAGGCGGTTCTGGTGCCAATGGTGGCAAAAGTGGTGGTGGCTGTGGTTGTAATTAACTGAAATCATGAGAAAAATCTATCTGCATGTACTCATGCTGTTCGCTGGCGTATTAGGCGCACAAGGACAAATTAAGATTAAACCGACCCCCTCAGACACGACCAACTACCAAAGTCGCAAGCTGAAGATCGATGAGATCAATCTGGTATCTGCATATTATCATCAGAATGGCAATAATTCTGCGGTAACCGGAGGGATTGGAACAGAGAAACTCAGCGATTTTGCGAACACGATTGACCTGCAGTTGTCCAAGTTAAATAAGGCCGGAAATAAAAACACTTTTTTGTTTGAGCTGGGTGTAGACCATTATACTTCCGCCTCATCTGATAAAATAGACCCGAGTACGATCTCCTCGGCCTCTATGGCA
It contains:
- a CDS encoding QcrA and Rieske domain-containing protein, which produces MDRKDFLASIGLSAATFAFINCAGCAKSSNAPSGDTSGPTGIDFTLDLNLPANAGLSNNGGHLVSNGVIVARTTSGSFVAAQRSCTHESYGLIYQPSASRFYCANHGATFSESGTVTNGPASRALTTYHTQLTGTSLRIYS
- a CDS encoding thioredoxin family protein, giving the protein MKLLLIFFLGIIPSTLIWNENFNEAQQQAKTSHKQILINFSGSDWCGPCIRLRKEILESEVFEAYAKENLVLVRADFPRQKKNQLPAAQIKKNESLAEQYNPEGKFPYTILLDENGKILKSWDGYPNVAAEKFVSEIKTR
- a CDS encoding FAD:protein FMN transferase, whose translation is MATYKRVLKLMGNRFEFTVVADKEESGQKSIDAAIAEVSRIEALFSTFQESSQTSLINQYAGIKPVKVDPEMIQLIQRAVKISELTQGAFDITYGSIDKSLWNFDTSMTSLPDAETALQSVSLINYQHVIVDVPHSTVMLKNEDMRIGFGGIGKGYAADRAKQVLQNLGIKSGIVNAAGDLVTWGSQSEDKDWTIGIADPDQSDRPFSALNISNMAIATSGNYEKYATINGKRYSHTIDPKTGLPVTGIKSVSILCPSAELADALATPVIVMGVQVGLDLINQLQQVACIIIDDHDRLYTSKNINVKH
- a CDS encoding DUF4266 domain-containing protein, coding for MKTSFDRSVLLGVSFFALSMLSACATVKPYQKSKLNDSEMALSSRKVQKFEQSFQLYREGGSGANGGKSGGGCGCN